A single Gammaproteobacteria bacterium DNA region contains:
- the rpsU gene encoding 30S ribosomal protein S21: MPNVRVKENEPFESAMRRFKRTCEKAGVLTETRRREFYEKPTTERKRKSAAAVKRHQKRISKEHSRRIRLY; encoded by the coding sequence ATGCCGAATGTCCGTGTTAAAGAGAACGAACCTTTTGAATCTGCTATGCGTCGTTTTAAGCGTACGTGTGAAAAAGCCGGTGTTTTGACCGAAACCCGCCGTCGTGAGTTTTATGAAAAGCCTACTACCGAACGCAAGCGTAAATCTGCTGCTGCGGTAAAACGCCATCAAAAGCGTATTTCTAAAGAACATTCTCGTCGCATACGCCTTTATTAA
- a CDS encoding GatB/YqeY domain-containing protein: protein MSVANENLKTRLQDDMKASMRAGEKTRLGTIRLILSAIKQIEVDERIELDNTRILAILDKMVKQRRESIGHFEKAARQDLIDIEQAELVLIQSYLPEPLSEADILGLIDAVIAETGASSAKDMGKVMALLKPRLQGRADIGQVSTLIKTKLA from the coding sequence ATGAGTGTCGCCAACGAAAACCTGAAAACCCGTCTTCAGGATGACATGAAAGCCAGCATGCGTGCGGGTGAAAAGACACGCTTGGGTACGATTCGGTTAATTTTGTCGGCCATTAAACAAATTGAAGTCGACGAACGCATTGAACTAGACAATACCCGGATCTTAGCCATCTTAGACAAAATGGTGAAACAGCGTCGTGAATCTATTGGCCATTTTGAAAAAGCTGCGCGGCAAGATTTGATCGACATTGAACAAGCAGAATTAGTGTTGATTCAATCTTATCTGCCGGAACCCTTAAGCGAAGCAGACATTTTAGGCTTAATTGACGCCGTCATCGCTGAAACAGGCGCAAGCTCTGCGAAAGACATGGGCAAAGTCATGGCATTGCTCAAACCAAGATTACAAGGTCGCGCTGACATCGGCCAAGTTAGCACTCTAATTAAAACCAAATTAGCTTGA
- a CDS encoding FAD-dependent oxidoreductase, with protein MTTKSNVLQFLEVARRDPEKVSADIRIYEFKEIYGQFDPETASQQSERCLGCGNPYCEWKCPVHNYIPNWLKLIEEGNLFEAAEMSHKTNSLPEMCGRVCPQDRLCEGACTLNDGFGAVTIGSIEKYITDEALKQGWRPDMSGVIATNKRVAIVGAGPAGLGCADILVRNGVKPIVFDRYEEIGGLLTFGIPPFKLEKEVVKTRRQILEEMGVEFRLGIEIGKDMSFQQLLDEYDAVFLGMGTYNYMKGGFPGENLPGVYEALPYLIANTRRLMGLEKNPNDFIDMQTQRVVVLGGGDTAMDCNRTAIRQQATRVTCVYRRDEINMPGSRREVQNAKEEGVKFLWNRQPVEILGDAKGVIGVKVVQTQLGKPDSRGRRSPEVVPGSEEIIPADRVIIAFGFRPSPADWFMDYSIKTDTNGRVIAPEKPPTANTHAFQTGNPKVFAGGDMVRGSDLVVTAVFEGRQAAEGILRYLNV; from the coding sequence ATGACCACCAAATCCAACGTCCTGCAATTCTTAGAAGTCGCGCGCCGCGATCCCGAAAAAGTAAGCGCGGACATCCGTATTTACGAATTCAAAGAAATTTATGGTCAATTCGATCCAGAAACAGCCTCTCAACAATCCGAGCGTTGTTTAGGTTGCGGCAATCCTTATTGCGAATGGAAATGCCCGGTTCACAACTACATTCCTAATTGGTTAAAACTGATTGAAGAAGGTAATTTATTTGAAGCGGCGGAAATGTCGCACAAAACAAATAGCTTGCCGGAGATGTGTGGCCGCGTATGTCCGCAAGATCGTTTATGTGAAGGCGCGTGCACTTTAAATGATGGCTTTGGCGCAGTGACGATTGGTTCAATTGAAAAATACATTACCGATGAAGCCTTAAAACAAGGTTGGCGTCCTGATATGTCCGGCGTTATCGCCACTAACAAACGCGTTGCGATTGTGGGTGCAGGGCCCGCTGGTTTGGGTTGCGCTGATATTTTGGTGCGCAACGGCGTAAAACCGATTGTATTTGATCGTTATGAAGAAATTGGCGGTTTGCTCACGTTTGGCATTCCCCCATTCAAACTCGAAAAAGAAGTTGTGAAAACTCGCCGTCAAATACTAGAAGAAATGGGCGTTGAGTTTCGTTTAGGCATTGAAATTGGCAAAGACATGTCTTTCCAACAATTGTTAGATGAATACGATGCGGTGTTTTTAGGCATGGGCACTTACAACTATATGAAAGGTGGCTTTCCCGGCGAAAATTTACCCGGTGTCTATGAAGCACTGCCTTATTTAATTGCTAATACTCGGCGCTTGATGGGTTTAGAAAAAAATCCAAATGACTTTATTGATATGCAAACTCAACGTGTGGTCGTGCTCGGTGGCGGTGACACTGCGATGGATTGCAATCGTACGGCCATACGTCAACAAGCCACGCGCGTCACCTGCGTTTATCGCCGCGATGAAATTAATATGCCCGGCTCACGTCGCGAAGTACAAAACGCTAAAGAAGAAGGCGTGAAATTTTTATGGAATCGTCAACCGGTAGAAATTCTCGGTGATGCTAAAGGTGTTATCGGTGTCAAAGTGGTGCAAACCCAGTTAGGCAAACCCGATTCACGGGGTCGTCGTAGTCCTGAAGTCGTACCCGGTTCGGAAGAAATTATTCCGGCTGATCGCGTCATCATCGCGTTTGGTTTTCGACCCAGTCCAGCGGATTGGTTTATGGATTACAGCATTAAAACAGATACGAATGGTCGCGTGATCGCGCCCGAAAAACCACCCACAGCAAACACTCACGCTTTCCAAACTGGCAATCCAAAAGTATTTGCAGGTGGTGATATGGTGCGTGGTTCCGATTTAGTGGTGACTGCCGTATTTGAAGGTCGCCAAGCGGCTGAAGGTATTTTGCGCTACTTAAATGTTTAA
- the hemE gene encoding uroporphyrinogen decarboxylase, translating into MTSPLQNDRFLKALLREPVDRTPVWIMRQAGRYLPEYRATRAKAGNFMGLCTNPELACEVTLQPLERFPLDAAILFSDILTIPDAMGLGLYFSEGEGPRFKHPVQTLKAIEALPIPDPEQELRYVMDAVRTIRKALKGRVPLIGFSGSPWTLATYMVEGSSTKNFEHIKRLMFSEPATLHLLLEKTAQSVTSYLNAQIAAGAQAVMIFDTWGGVLSPATYREFSLHYMQQIVSQLTTHADGRRVPCTLFTKNGGNWLADMAKTGCDALGVDWTYSLSDARRAVNDSVALQGNMDPSILYADPDTIRREVGNVLRDYGPGNGHVFNLGHGIHPGIHPDNVAALVQAVHDLSPAYHT; encoded by the coding sequence ATGACCAGCCCCTTGCAAAATGATCGCTTTCTTAAAGCACTGTTGCGTGAACCCGTGGATCGCACGCCGGTTTGGATCATGCGTCAAGCAGGTCGTTATTTACCGGAGTATCGTGCGACACGCGCTAAAGCCGGTAATTTTATGGGCTTATGCACTAATCCTGAATTAGCCTGCGAAGTTACGCTACAACCACTCGAACGTTTTCCACTCGACGCCGCTATTTTATTTTCTGATATTTTAACTATCCCTGATGCCATGGGTTTAGGTTTGTATTTTTCGGAAGGCGAAGGCCCGCGTTTTAAACATCCAGTACAAACGCTTAAAGCCATTGAAGCGTTACCCATACCCGATCCAGAACAAGAATTACGTTATGTGATGGATGCCGTACGCACTATTCGCAAAGCGTTAAAGGGGCGAGTGCCATTAATTGGTTTCTCTGGCAGTCCGTGGACGCTCGCAACGTACATGGTAGAAGGTAGTTCTACTAAAAATTTCGAACACATTAAACGCTTGATGTTTTCTGAACCTGCGACCTTGCATTTATTATTAGAAAAAACGGCGCAATCGGTTACCAGTTATTTGAACGCACAAATTGCGGCGGGCGCACAAGCCGTTATGATTTTTGATACGTGGGGCGGTGTGTTATCACCCGCAACTTATCGCGAATTTTCTTTGCACTATATGCAACAGATTGTTTCACAACTCACCACTCATGCCGATGGTCGTCGCGTACCTTGCACCTTGTTTACTAAAAACGGCGGTAACTGGTTAGCTGATATGGCGAAAACAGGTTGTGATGCCTTAGGTGTTGATTGGACTTATTCATTAAGCGACGCACGTCGTGCGGTTAATGATAGCGTTGCATTACAAGGTAATATGGATCCTTCTATTTTATATGCTGATCCAGATACGATTCGTCGCGAAGTTGGTAATGTATTACGTGATTACGGCCCTGGTAATGGTCATGTATTTAATTTAGGTCACGGCATTCATCCTGGTATTCATCCTGACAATGTCGCCGCCTTAGTACAAGCCGTGCATGATTTAAGTCCTGCTTATCACACTTAA
- a CDS encoding MFS transporter has translation MNTASFPNRNIWLLCLSQAILLTHSITLVTIDGLVGAQLAPHAKWSTLPITAFVFGSALIILPAAFFMQRFGRRLGFSLAALFGMAGCACSAFAIWQQNFWLLCLGAIFIGNYMGIGQYYRFAASEVVDANFKSKAISWVLAGGIVGGVVGPELSKFTRDLMPTAFVGSFIIMMLLSAAAFFLARQLNIPHSRNHNASAPQARALFTIIRQPIFIIAVLGAALGSGVMSLLMTATPLAMHAHHHSYNATAFVIEWHVIAMFLPSFFTGHLIQKHGAQKVMLAGIAFNILALGFAFSHLQVLDFWLSLVCVGIGWNFLFIGGTTLLTHVCLPGEQAKVQGSNDFLVLCAQLIASLSAGFLLAKGGWLALNIIALPFVLLVLVAVLFLREPRTT, from the coding sequence ATGAACACTGCCTCGTTTCCAAATCGAAACATTTGGTTGCTGTGTCTCTCGCAAGCCATATTACTTACACATTCCATCACCTTAGTCACCATTGATGGTTTAGTGGGCGCACAGTTAGCGCCTCATGCTAAATGGTCGACCTTACCGATCACTGCGTTTGTATTTGGTTCAGCATTAATAATTTTACCCGCTGCATTTTTTATGCAACGCTTTGGCAGACGTTTAGGTTTTTCTTTAGCTGCGTTGTTTGGCATGGCAGGTTGCGCGTGTAGCGCGTTCGCAATATGGCAACAAAATTTTTGGCTGTTGTGTTTAGGCGCGATATTTATCGGCAACTACATGGGCATTGGTCAATATTATCGTTTTGCCGCCAGTGAAGTTGTTGATGCCAACTTTAAAAGCAAAGCTATTTCTTGGGTATTAGCTGGCGGTATTGTGGGTGGCGTGGTCGGCCCAGAGCTCAGCAAATTTACCCGTGATTTAATGCCTACCGCTTTTGTTGGTTCATTTATTATCATGATGTTATTAAGCGCGGCGGCTTTTTTCTTGGCGCGACAGCTTAACATTCCGCACTCTCGGAATCACAATGCATCTGCGCCTCAAGCACGCGCCCTGTTTACTATTATTCGCCAACCTATTTTTATTATTGCTGTACTCGGAGCCGCCTTAGGTTCTGGCGTGATGAGCTTATTAATGACCGCAACACCTTTAGCAATGCATGCGCATCATCATAGTTACAATGCAACTGCCTTTGTTATTGAATGGCATGTGATTGCTATGTTTTTGCCTTCATTTTTTACCGGCCATTTGATTCAAAAACATGGCGCACAAAAAGTTATGTTAGCAGGGATCGCGTTTAATATATTGGCCTTAGGTTTTGCGTTTAGTCATCTACAAGTATTAGATTTTTGGTTATCGCTCGTGTGTGTTGGCATTGGCTGGAATTTTTTATTCATCGGTGGCACCACCTTGCTCACGCACGTTTGCTTGCCGGGAGAACAAGCCAAAGTACAAGGCAGCAATGATTTTTTAGTGCTGTGCGCGCAACTCATTGCGTCTTTATCGGCTGGTTTTTTGTTAGCCAAGGGCGGTTGGCTTGCGCTCAATATAATCGCCTTGCCGTTTGTATTATTGGTGTTAGTCGCTGTGTTGTTTTTGCGCGAACCGCGCACAACTTAA